One Streptomyces sp. CG4 genomic window, GTCCACCGCATTCGCCCGCAACCAGTGGTATGTCGCCGCCTACGGCAACGAGATCGGCCGCGAACTGCTCGGCCGGACGATCCTCGGCGAACCGATCGTTCTCTACCGCACGCAGGAGGACGGGCGCGTCATCGCCCTCGCCGACCGCTGCGTTCACCGCCGCTACCCGCTCTCGGCGAGCCGTCTGGACGGCGACCGGATCGTCTGCGGCTACCACGGCTTCACCTATGACACCACCGGGACCTGCGTCTTCGTCCCCGGCCAGCAGCGCATCCCCCGCGCCGCCCGGGTCGCCGCCTATCCGGCGGTGGAACTCGACTCGTTCGTCTGGGTTTGGATCGGCGATGCGGCGCTGGCCGACGAGAAGTCGGTCCCGCGCGCCCCGCACCTGGCGGACCCGGACATGGTCACCGTCTGCGGCATGGAGCCGATCCACAGCGACTACGGACTGCTGGTCGACAACCTGATGGACCTCTCCCACGAGACCTACCTGCACGGCGGCTGCATCGGCACCCCGGAGGTCGCCGAGACCCCCATCACCACCGAGGTCGACGAGGGCGCCGGGATCGTCAGGGTCTCCCGCCACATGATGGACGCCGAGTGCCCGCCCTTCTACGCCCGCTCGACGGGCATCGAGGGGCGGATCACCCGCCTCCAGGACATTGAGTACCTCGCCCCCTGCCTCTACCTGCTGCACAGCCGGATCATTCCGGTCGGCCAGCACGCGCCGGTGTTCCGCACCGAGATCACCTACGCCATCACCCCTTCCGCACCTGGCAAGGTCTACGACTTCTGGGCCGTCTCCCGCGACTTTGCGACGGATGACGACGAAGTCACCGCCTTCCTGCGGGACTTCAACCACCAGGTGGTGATGCAGGACGTCAACGCCCTGAACCTGTTGCAGCGCGCCCTGGACAGCGAGCCGACCGGCTACCAGGAGCTCAGCATCAACATCGACACCGGCGGCCTCGCCGCCCGCCGCATCCTCGCCCGGCTGGCCGCCGAATGACCGGCCCCTCCAGCGGCACGACCAACCGCATCGACTGGCAGCCCGGCACCGACCTGCTGCACGGCACCTGCCACTGCGGCGCGCACCACACGGCCGACGATCCGGTCGAGATGTGGGCCTGGCTGCTGGCCCACCCCGAAGGACACCCGAACGAGGCACCGGATGACTGAGAACCTCCACACCGTCGTCGTCACCGACCGCCGCCAGGAGGCCGACGGCGTCGTCTCTCTGACTCTCCGTGGCAGCGGCCTTCCCCCGTGGACGCCAGGCGCCCACCTCGACCTCCTCCTCGCCGACGGGCTGGAGCGCCAGTACTCGATCTACGGGGACCCGGCGGAACGGGACCTGTGGCGGATCGCCGTACTGCGAGAGCCCGAGGGCCGCGGAGGATCGGCCTTCGTGCACGAGCGGCTGCAGCCCGGCGAAACCATACGGGTGCGGGGGCCGCGCAACAACTTCCCGCTGCGACCTGCCGCCCGGTACCTCTTCATCGCCGGAGGCATCGGCATCACCCCCGTCCTGCCGATGCTGCGGGCGGTGGACACGGCCGGCACCGACTGGTCCCTGCTCTACGGCGGACGTACGCGCAACTCCATGGCCTTCCTCGATGAACTGACCCGCTACGGCGAGCGGGTGGCCGTCCGGCCGCAGGACGAAGCCGGCCTGCTGGACCTGGCCTCCTATCTGGGTGCCCCGGAACCGGACACCGCCGTCTACTGCTGCGGTCCGGGCGCGCTCCTGGACGCCGTCGAGCAGTACTCCGCGGCGAACGGCTGGCCGGAGCCGCAGACGGAACGCTTCCAGCCGCGGGCTCAGGCTGCCTCTCCTGACGCCCCGTTCGAGCTCGTACTGGCCCGCTCCGGCCTTACCCTGAACGTAGCGGAGCACACCTCCGTCCTGGAAACCGTCCACGCGGCCGGCGTCGAGGTCCTGTACTCCTGCACCGAGGGCACCTGCGGGACCTGCGAGACGGACGTCCTGGAAGGCGTGCCGGACCACCGCGACTCACTGCTCACGGCTGACGAGCGCGCGACCGGGGAGACCATGATGATCTGTGTCTCCCGCTGCCAAGGTGACCGGCTGGTCCTGGACCTCTGAGCCGCGAATTTCTCACTGACTACTGACTTTGGCGTATGAGCCTGCGCGTTTCACTTGCGGCGGCGTCCGAGTCTTGATCGGAAAAGCGAAAGTGCCTTCTGAGCTCGGAAGATGAGGCTTGTCGAAGGTCTCTGTCATCACAGCGGGAAGGCACTTTCTGCGTGCACTGACGCACTGCGTCGGCTGCGACCGCGTGACACCGGGCATGACCCCGGCCGGATCGCGGTCGATCTCGCGGTCATGCTCGCCGACGGCGGCGAGGCAATAGCGGACTTGGCCCTGCTGCGCGACCAGGCGGAGGTGTTCGGCCCCGTCGCCTCCACTCCGACTGAGGCTGATCCTTTGGAGTGGACACCCTGACAATGGATCTTGATGGTCCAGGAGGGATGCCCAGGTGGGACGCCAGTCTCCGTACCCGGAGGAGTTCCGGAAGGATGCCGTCGCGCTGTACCGCGCGTCCGGCGGCAAGCGCACGTACGCGGCGGTGGCTGCGGATCTCGGGATCACCGGGGAGACGCTGCGCACGCGGGTCCGCAAGGACACCGTTCACTCCGCGCCCGAGCCGTCGGACAGCAGCGTGCAGAGTCTGGCTGAGGAGCTGACCCGGCTGCGAGCCGAGAACCAGCGGCTGCTGAAGGCAGAGAAGGAGTGGCAGCTGGAGCGGGAGATCTTGCGCCGGGCAGCCGCCTGTTTCGCTCGGGAGGTGAAGTGAGCCCCCGCCGCTGGGACTTCATCTCCGACAATCGTGCCGACTTCGGCGTGAAGCGGATATGCCAGGTCCTCGGCGTCTCCCGCTCCGGCTACTACCGGCACCAGGCCACCACGCAGGCCCGCGCTGCGCGTCAGGCCGAGCAGGCCGCCGCGGTCGCCGAGATCCGCGAGATCCATGCCGAACACCACGGCGCCTACGGCGCCCCGCGCATCCATGCCGAGCTCCGTTCGCGGGGTCGGAAGATCAATCGCGAGCGTGTCACGCGCCTGATGTGCATCAACCAGATCGTCGGCCGTCACCTGCGCCGCATCAAGCGCACCACGATCGCGGACAAGACGGCCCCTCCCGCACCGGACCTGCTCATGCGCGACTTCACCGCGAAGACGTTGAACACCCGGTGGTACGGCGACATCACGTATATCGCCGTCGGCTCGACGTGGCTGTATCTGGCCACGGTCATCGACATCTGCTCGCGCCGCGTGATCGGCTGGTCCATCACCGCTCACGGGTGACGAGGAGCATGGTTACCCACTCGACCAGAGCGTGAGGCAGGTCGAGTACGGCAGGATAGGGAACCAACGAGGCTCCTGCGCTGATGAGTTGAGACGTCGAACGCCTCTCTCAACGGCACAGGAGCCTCGTCCGTTGCGGACGTCGACCCCGTAACCCGATCAGTGGCCACTCTGAAAACGTTCAGGGTTCAGCCTCAATCGGTGTATCAACGGCCGCGTAGTTCGGCTCTGATCAACATTCGGGATGACCGAGCGTGATCAGCCAACCGCTGGCGTCGGTTTCCTCGGCCGGCTGAGGGTAGCGCCTTTCCGGGCCAGTCGCCTGGTCATGGATCACCATGATGAACCGGCGCCTGACCCGCAAAAGCCCGCAGACCAGCCGGCGGACCAGGAAAACTCCTGCCTGGTCAGAAGCAGTTACCTTGTCTGCTGGGTCTGCTGTTCGACAGCCGGACTATGGTAAAGGCCGATCTTGAGCAGTAGTTCGCTCAACTCTGCCGGCATGGTGATCATGCAGTCGTGCCCGGTCGGCAGTTCCCACACCCGTGCCGGAGAACCATTGGGCTGTATCGCGGGGACGGGCCGCCGCGTGATGCCTTCCGGCTGCACGCCGACGCAGTGGATGTGCGTACGCGGAATCAACTTCACGGCCGGGTTGTCCAGCCGGACCGGTTGCTGCAGGCAGCGCACCGGCTGGTCGGAGAGCATCGCGCTCAGCCACTCGACGTCCACCGGGTCGGTGACCCCGAACAGACCGAAGGGCGCAGGCATCTCGGGCAGCGGCGGAACGCGCCAGCCACTGTCGGACTTCGCGGCCTGGTCGATCAGGTTCTGGGTCATGGGCTGGACGTCGACAGCGGTCTCGCCGTGCTCCGGGACCATCGCATCCAGATACACCAGATGCGCGATCCGCTCCGGGACCTCGTTGGCCACAGACGAAATAACCAGGCCCGCGTAGCTGTGACCCACGAGTACCACCTCGGTCAGGTCCTCCTCCTGGAGAAGCTTGGCAACGTCCTCAACGTGTGTATCAAGCCCCACCTCGGGACTGAGCAGGTGCGCCTTGTCGCCGTAGCCGGTCAGCGACGGTGCGAACACACGATGCCCAGCCAACTCCAGCAGCGGGACCACTCGCTCCCAGCACCGGCCGCAGTGCCAAGCACCGTGCACCAGCAGAAATGTCGGCATGCCAGTCTTCCTCTCCCGGGCGCGGAGGCGCGGGAACAGGCAGGCAGTTCCCATTCATGCCTCGGTACTCTTTAAGAACCGAGATCATCGTGGTGCACCTGCGATGTCTTGAGCAATAAGGCACATTTCGGTGCCCCGGTTCCCTGGAGGTGACCATGAGCACAGCCGGCAGCGAGTCGCGGCCAGCCCAGCAGGAGGACCCGTGCCGGACCCGCGAAGTGCTCGACATCGTCGGTGACAAATGGTCATTGCTGGTCGTGCGCAACCTTAGCCAGGGACCGCGCCGCTTCACCGAACTCAAACGAGCCATCGACGGAATCAGCCAGCGCATGCTCACCGTCACCCTGCGCAGCCTGGAACGCGACGGAATCCTCACGCGGACCGTCCGCAACGTCATGCCGCCGCACGTCAGCTACGAACTCACTCCGATGGGCAAGACCCTCCGCCAAGCCACCGCACCTCTACTGGAGTGGAGCACCATGCACCTGGGAGACATCGACGCTGCCCGCGCCGCGTACGACGCCCGCCGCGACACACCGCCCGCCTAGGAGCGTGGGTCAGTAACGCTCAACCTGGGTTGGTTTCTCGCGGATAATGCGTTGACCTGACCTGGGCGGCTGCGCGTTCGGCATGATCGCTGCCATGACGTCTCCCGTGCTCTCGTTCGCTGCCAAGCCCACGCTGGTCGGGAAGCGGGTGCTGCTGCGGCCGGTCACTGCCGCCGATGCCCCTGGGCTGGTGG contains:
- a CDS encoding Rieske 2Fe-2S domain-containing protein gives rise to the protein MSTAFARNQWYVAAYGNEIGRELLGRTILGEPIVLYRTQEDGRVIALADRCVHRRYPLSASRLDGDRIVCGYHGFTYDTTGTCVFVPGQQRIPRAARVAAYPAVELDSFVWVWIGDAALADEKSVPRAPHLADPDMVTVCGMEPIHSDYGLLVDNLMDLSHETYLHGGCIGTPEVAETPITTEVDEGAGIVRVSRHMMDAECPPFYARSTGIEGRITRLQDIEYLAPCLYLLHSRIIPVGQHAPVFRTEITYAITPSAPGKVYDFWAVSRDFATDDDEVTAFLRDFNHQVVMQDVNALNLLQRALDSEPTGYQELSINIDTGGLAARRILARLAAE
- a CDS encoding PDR/VanB family oxidoreductase, translating into MTENLHTVVVTDRRQEADGVVSLTLRGSGLPPWTPGAHLDLLLADGLERQYSIYGDPAERDLWRIAVLREPEGRGGSAFVHERLQPGETIRVRGPRNNFPLRPAARYLFIAGGIGITPVLPMLRAVDTAGTDWSLLYGGRTRNSMAFLDELTRYGERVAVRPQDEAGLLDLASYLGAPEPDTAVYCCGPGALLDAVEQYSAANGWPEPQTERFQPRAQAASPDAPFELVLARSGLTLNVAEHTSVLETVHAAGVEVLYSCTEGTCGTCETDVLEGVPDHRDSLLTADERATGETMMICVSRCQGDRLVLDL
- a CDS encoding alpha/beta fold hydrolase: MPTFLLVHGAWHCGRCWERVVPLLELAGHRVFAPSLTGYGDKAHLLSPEVGLDTHVEDVAKLLQEEDLTEVVLVGHSYAGLVISSVANEVPERIAHLVYLDAMVPEHGETAVDVQPMTQNLIDQAAKSDSGWRVPPLPEMPAPFGLFGVTDPVDVEWLSAMLSDQPVRCLQQPVRLDNPAVKLIPRTHIHCVGVQPEGITRRPVPAIQPNGSPARVWELPTGHDCMITMPAELSELLLKIGLYHSPAVEQQTQQTR
- a CDS encoding helix-turn-helix domain-containing protein; its protein translation is MSTAGSESRPAQQEDPCRTREVLDIVGDKWSLLVVRNLSQGPRRFTELKRAIDGISQRMLTVTLRSLERDGILTRTVRNVMPPHVSYELTPMGKTLRQATAPLLEWSTMHLGDIDAARAAYDARRDTPPA